In a genomic window of Macrobrachium nipponense isolate FS-2020 chromosome 10, ASM1510439v2, whole genome shotgun sequence:
- the LOC135224042 gene encoding basic proline-rich protein-like, translating into MWQRPPSPPPSTVAGTTRPSRTCSGPGKTHPTRDTWRTPATRPGTRGINRQSGDMYQALPARPGDLQRVRPNRHEKRGGHPPPVPGPAAAWPTRPRDTWRVPCPPVPGHVVDTARPSMDLRRPGPPPALGHVAVSAANPVTSKWCLPRVHGRADTRRRTPGGRSPSLILGRALQTPAACPEDPKQTRPARPRNHGGRLPTRPGICGGHDPPILGRVAGHCPPSPGICGGYRTPVLGRVVVNHRPPSLPVLGHVAGTVLPVPRPAACPDRQSRDAWRTPARPSRTHSGPSPPVPGRVADNLPARPWTHGGLGLPVLGRKANASPPNRDPRRAQPRRPRTRGGRHPASLWDTHRAPGPALPSRDVWRTPAHPSRDPWWTPACPVPGSRGGHLPALPGTRGGSGALHQGARADACPPAPGPAASPARPVSGPVADACPPIPGTCRGIAWARPALPCMAAGPALLSRDAWQTPARPSRYMRRARLGRMADACQPVPGPAAGLI; encoded by the coding sequence ATGTGGCAGAGACCGCCCTCCCCGCCGCCCAGTACCGTAGCAGGCACCACCCGCCCGTCCAGGACCTGCAGCGGGCCCGGCAAAACCCATCCCACCCGAGACACGTGGCGGACACCagccacccgtcccgggacacgtggcattAACCGCCAGTCTGGGGACATGTATCAGgcactgcccgcccgtcccggggacctaCAGCGGGTCCGGCCTAACCGTCATGAGAAACGTGGTGGGCAccccccgcccgtcccaggacccgcggcgGCTTGGCCCACCCGTCCAAGAGACACATGGCGGGtaccctgcccgcccgtcccaggacacgtggtggATACCGCCCGCCCATCCATGGACCTACGGCGGCCCGGCCCTCCGCCCGCCCTAGGACACGTGGCGGTGTCCGCTGCGAATCCCGTGACTAGCAAATGGTGTCTGCCACGTGTCCATGGACGGGCGGACACCAGGAGGCGGACACCAGGCGGGCGGAGTCCTTCACTCATCCTGGGACGGGCGCTGCAGACGCCAGCCGCCTGTCCCGAGGACCCGAAGCAgacccggcccgcccgtcccaggaaccatggcggacgcctgcccacccgtcccggaaTCTGTGGCGGGCATGACCCGCCCATCCTAGGACGAGTGGCGGGACACTGCCCTCCCAGTCCGGGGATATGTGGCGGATACCGTACGCCTGTCCTGGGACGCGTAGTAGTAAACCACCGCCCGCCCAGCCTGCcagtcctgggacacgtggcgggcaccGTCCTGCCCGTCCCGAGACCCGCGGCTTGCCCAGACCGCCagtcccgggacgcgtggcggacgcctgcccgcccgtcccggacccaCAGCGGGCccagcccgcctgtcccgggacgcgtggcggaCAACCTGCCTGCCCGTCCCTGGACCCACGGCGGGCTAGGCCTGCCCGTTCTGGGACGCAAGGCAAACGCTAGCCCACCCaaccgggacccgcggcgggcccagcCCCGCCGTCCCAGAACGCGTGGCGGACGCCACCCCGCCTCTCTCTGGGACACGCACCGGGCCCCGGGCCCCGCCCTCCCATCCCGGGACgtgtggcggacgcctgcccacccgtcccgggacccatggtGGACACCTGCCTGCCCTGTCCCGGGATCCCGCGGCGGGCACCTGCCCGCCCTCCCGGGGACCCGCGGCGGGTCTGGCGCCCTCCACCAGGGAGCGCGTGCGGACGCCTGCCCACCAGCCCCGGGACCCGCGGCGAGCCCGGCCCGCCCAGTgtcgggaccagtggcggacgcctgcccgcccatacCCGGGACCTGCCGCGGCATTGCCTGGGCACGGCCTGCCCTCCCATGCATGGCGGCGGGCCCGGCCCTCCTGTCCCGGGACGCGTGGCAGacaccagcccgcccgtcccggtacATGCGGCGGGCCCGTCTAGGACGCATGGCAGACGCCTGCCAGCCCGTCCCAGGACCGGCAGCAGGcctgatatag